The following proteins come from a genomic window of Tepidibacillus fermentans:
- a CDS encoding phosphotransferase produces MFQVRGLEKIGIHPHVFREYDFEIQQAEIYHSTIKLTTQLGEFAMKKTNMKPEQLDRMSEVLRYYDDQQFFVNQLIRNKFGDLYVPVGDGLVYVRKWVEGEHLKLNYHPHFLAATKVMAKMHKLGLDFSPKLSNYPSMNEIQILHTWKQRMIWLKKYQKQLRRKTGLSTFEHVVSTYIPFLKDWGEEAIEQLEQWVIEYHSIVNQRKTICHGNFHHRNLILHQRKIVVLDFHEVSFDTPVRDIAQFIRHYILNKGNRILAMEWLEAYQKIMPLNEAEKRLLSIFLLFPERMFSLIKGYEDKEKHWSEETYLKKLQVRWNQMRELLWFIDQNLK; encoded by the coding sequence ATGTTTCAAGTTCGTGGCCTAGAAAAGATAGGGATCCATCCCCATGTATTTCGAGAATACGATTTTGAGATTCAACAAGCTGAAATCTACCATTCAACGATCAAATTGACCACACAACTTGGAGAATTTGCTATGAAAAAAACAAATATGAAACCTGAACAATTGGATCGTATGTCAGAAGTATTGAGATATTACGATGATCAACAATTTTTCGTGAATCAGTTGATCCGAAATAAATTTGGCGATCTATATGTACCTGTTGGGGATGGGCTTGTTTATGTAAGGAAATGGGTTGAGGGGGAACATCTGAAATTGAATTACCATCCCCACTTTTTAGCAGCAACTAAGGTTATGGCCAAAATGCATAAATTGGGACTAGACTTCTCGCCAAAACTCTCTAATTACCCAAGTATGAATGAAATTCAGATTCTTCATACTTGGAAACAGAGAATGATCTGGTTAAAAAAATACCAAAAACAATTACGTCGGAAAACAGGGCTATCGACATTTGAACATGTGGTATCTACCTATATTCCTTTTTTAAAGGACTGGGGAGAAGAAGCAATTGAACAGTTAGAACAATGGGTCATTGAATATCATTCGATTGTGAATCAAAGAAAAACAATTTGTCATGGTAATTTTCATCATCGGAATCTTATCCTTCACCAAAGAAAAATCGTTGTTCTAGATTTTCATGAAGTATCATTTGACACACCAGTTCGGGATATCGCTCAATTTATCCGTCATTATATTTTAAATAAGGGAAATCGGATCTTGGCGATGGAATGGTTAGAAGCCTATCAAAAAATAATGCCCTTAAACGAAGCAGAAAAAAGATTATTATCCATTTTTCTTCTTTTTCCTGAACGAATGTTTTCTTTAATAAAAGGGTATGAAGACAAAGAAAAGCATTGGTCAGAAGAAACTTATTTAAAGAAGCTACAAGTTCGTTGGAATCAGATGCGGGAATTACTCTGGTTTATCGATCAAAATCTCAAATAA
- a CDS encoding LysM peptidoglycan-binding domain-containing protein, translating into MSEQPFMKFEIREKVSQLKENNSFYQLASLELQPIVKVYESEHNIEISGYLVLNGEFVKDEVDDEWEEQYEQSDGVHSGSIFDQTDEPLNFQYQIPISIQIQADRVKEPSEIFIDIDFFDYEILSDNEMELIAHVKLLGVHPYKQQDTPVDLSLNAEGLMVEESSSDSSSNEQAYQEGSANISNDPEKNEQSTMQNMAETASEQGDVEEVKQMKDNEKKEEDVEQVEAKEGQQKEVEQVEAKEEQQEAIDTMEELETEEIVALKETNLEPVDQNQSLIEESKDSSEQLAPKMKIGFKKKENAPKQNEFIGSNPLYSLIKKEKQESMSEDNSENTIEQPLSMEIDESPTDVAFNSNEKKEPIEESVKIVEEVIREKPVQEGETERIEETQVKEREEEQTKQRSKSLLYSLLQGNEESRTTMKLYFVQKNDTLQSIAEKYQIKVQTIVEKNHLSIQEIHEGQILYLPIGR; encoded by the coding sequence TTGTCGGAACAGCCATTTATGAAATTTGAAATACGTGAGAAAGTGAGTCAATTAAAAGAGAATAATAGTTTTTACCAATTAGCCAGTTTAGAGTTACAACCGATTGTTAAAGTTTATGAATCGGAACATAACATAGAAATCTCAGGTTATTTAGTATTGAACGGTGAATTCGTAAAAGATGAAGTTGATGATGAATGGGAAGAACAATATGAACAATCGGATGGAGTCCATTCGGGGTCAATTTTTGACCAGACGGATGAACCATTGAATTTTCAGTATCAAATTCCGATTTCTATTCAAATCCAAGCAGATCGCGTTAAAGAACCTTCAGAAATATTTATCGATATTGATTTTTTTGATTATGAGATTCTATCAGACAATGAGATGGAATTAATTGCTCATGTGAAATTATTAGGTGTTCATCCCTACAAACAACAAGACACACCCGTCGATTTGTCTCTTAACGCCGAAGGGTTAATGGTTGAAGAATCTTCTTCTGACTCCTCTTCAAATGAGCAAGCTTACCAAGAAGGTTCAGCCAATATATCGAATGATCCTGAGAAAAATGAGCAGTCGACAATGCAAAATATGGCGGAAACAGCATCAGAACAAGGGGATGTAGAAGAAGTTAAACAAATGAAAGACAATGAGAAGAAGGAGGAAGATGTTGAACAAGTAGAAGCCAAAGAAGGTCAACAAAAAGAAGTGGAACAAGTAGAAGCAAAAGAAGAGCAACAAGAAGCAATAGATACGATGGAAGAACTAGAGACAGAAGAAATCGTTGCTCTGAAAGAAACGAATTTAGAACCTGTTGATCAGAATCAATCACTTATAGAAGAATCAAAGGATAGTTCAGAACAACTAGCTCCAAAGATGAAAATTGGGTTTAAGAAGAAAGAAAATGCTCCAAAACAAAATGAGTTTATTGGTTCGAATCCTTTGTATTCATTAATTAAAAAGGAAAAACAAGAAAGTATGAGTGAAGATAACTCAGAAAATACGATTGAGCAGCCTTTAAGTATGGAAATAGATGAAAGTCCTACGGATGTAGCTTTTAACAGTAACGAAAAGAAAGAACCAATTGAAGAATCTGTAAAAATTGTCGAAGAGGTCATTCGTGAAAAACCAGTTCAAGAAGGGGAAACTGAACGAATAGAAGAAACACAAGTGAAAGAAAGAGAAGAAGAACAAACAAAGCAAAGGAGTAAAAGTCTATTATACAGTTTATTGCAAGGTAACGAAGAATCACGGACAACAATGAAACTCTATTTTGTTCAGAAGAATGATACCTTACAAAGTATCGCTGAAAAATATCAAATCAAGGTACAAACGATAGTAGAGAAGAATCATTTATCTATCCAAGAGATTCATGAAGGACAAATCCTTTATCTCCCGATTGGAAGGTAA
- a CDS encoding ferritin, translating into MISDNLLHELNEQVKFEFYSENLYLAMAAYCYSEDFDGFAHFFEVQAQEENFHAMKFFRFINDRDGRVRIQGIETPQNDYESILDVFQKAYEHEQEVTNRIYKLSDLAMEEKEHATISFLKWFIDEQVEEEATFKTIIKKLERIGTDINALYQLDAELAKRVFTPPTE; encoded by the coding sequence TTGATTAGTGATAATTTATTACACGAATTAAATGAACAAGTGAAATTTGAATTTTACTCAGAAAATTTGTATTTAGCAATGGCAGCTTATTGTTATTCAGAAGATTTTGATGGATTTGCTCATTTTTTTGAGGTACAAGCCCAAGAAGAGAATTTCCATGCGATGAAATTCTTCCGTTTCATCAATGATCGTGATGGTCGAGTAAGAATTCAAGGAATCGAAACTCCGCAAAACGATTATGAGTCGATACTTGATGTATTCCAAAAAGCATATGAACACGAACAAGAAGTAACTAACCGTATCTATAAACTTTCAGACTTAGCAATGGAAGAAAAAGAGCATGCGACAATCAGCTTCCTAAAATGGTTCATTGATGAACAAGTAGAGGAAGAAGCAACATTTAAAACAATCATAAAAAAGCTGGAACGAATTGGTACAGATATAAATGCCCTTTACCAACTCGATGCAGAGTTAGCTAAGCGAGTTTTTACACCACCTACCGAATAA
- a CDS encoding LysR family transcriptional regulator, with product MKQYLEVFVMVAEKKNFSRAAEELHMTQPAVSQYIRALEESMGTRLLERSNKYVRLNKAGEIVFHYAKEILGLYVKMQNSVDDLINKATGSIIIGASYTFGEYILPHIIAQLQQNYPEITPSIQIHNTKEIIELVLDHQLDVGFIEGNLKNEHLTSEVILEDEMFIVASPKHPLFKMQKEICISDLDKETWILREIGSGTREATENFFRMHKLNPKRLREFGSTQLIKESVEAGLGITLLSRWAIEKELTNHSIEIINVKGLPFKRDFSMITNTPYQIKALKTFIDTLHHYLANQQNFLER from the coding sequence ATGAAACAATATTTAGAGGTGTTTGTAATGGTTGCTGAGAAAAAAAATTTTTCTAGAGCTGCAGAAGAACTCCATATGACCCAACCAGCAGTAAGTCAATATATTCGAGCATTAGAGGAATCAATGGGTACCCGATTATTAGAGCGGAGCAATAAATATGTTCGTTTAAATAAAGCAGGAGAAATTGTTTTTCATTATGCAAAAGAGATCCTAGGGCTTTACGTAAAAATGCAGAATTCAGTTGATGATTTAATCAATAAGGCGACTGGTTCCATTATAATTGGGGCTAGCTATACATTTGGGGAATATATTCTACCGCACATTATTGCGCAATTACAACAAAATTATCCAGAAATTACTCCTTCAATTCAGATACATAATACGAAAGAAATTATAGAACTTGTGTTGGATCATCAATTGGATGTTGGATTTATTGAAGGGAATTTAAAGAATGAGCACTTAACAAGTGAAGTGATCTTAGAAGATGAGATGTTTATCGTCGCTTCTCCAAAACATCCATTATTTAAAATGCAAAAAGAAATTTGTATTTCTGATTTAGATAAAGAAACTTGGATTTTAAGAGAAATTGGATCAGGAACCAGAGAAGCTACAGAAAATTTTTTTCGAATGCATAAATTGAATCCGAAAAGATTGAGAGAATTTGGTAGTACTCAACTTATAAAAGAATCTGTTGAGGCAGGTCTTGGAATCACTTTATTATCGCGATGGGCGATTGAAAAGGAGTTAACGAACCATTCGATTGAAATTATTAATGTAAAAGGATTACCATTTAAGCGCGATTTTTCAATGATTACAAATACTCCCTATCAAATAAAGGCGTTAAAGACGTTTATCGATACACTTCATCACTATCTTGCAAATCAACAAAATTTCTTAGAGAGATAA
- a CDS encoding universal stress protein, producing the protein MNKILFATDGSEYSEHAAKMTKEFLEAWPKATAIVLYVTVKENYAYDLVPNVVDRYEETITRQIENDVKNRLFSSLKDRIQFMHRTGHASITICNVAEEEQVDLIIVGSHGRGFIDRAFLGSVAQGVMHRSSIPVLIVKK; encoded by the coding sequence ATGAATAAGATTCTTTTTGCAACAGATGGCTCTGAGTATTCTGAACATGCTGCGAAAATGACAAAAGAATTTTTAGAGGCTTGGCCTAAAGCAACAGCCATTGTACTATACGTTACTGTTAAAGAAAATTACGCATATGACCTCGTACCAAATGTTGTAGACAGATATGAAGAAACCATCACAAGACAAATTGAAAACGACGTGAAGAATCGGTTATTTTCTTCTTTGAAAGACCGGATACAATTTATGCATCGAACAGGCCATGCAAGTATAACGATTTGCAATGTTGCTGAAGAAGAGCAAGTTGATCTCATTATTGTTGGAAGTCATGGGAGAGGATTCATTGATCGCGCATTTTTAGGTAGCGTAGCACAAGGTGTGATGCACCGATCTTCAATTCCTGTATTAATCGTTAAAAAGTAA
- a CDS encoding YeiH family protein translates to MENQNAKIVKKPLVNSNSKGLWLAGIAFTFVIAAFGFALSTIPGFSRIGPLASAIIIAVIYRQFFGYPEAIRSGIQFSAKRLLRFAIILYGLKLNIDVVIHQGLGLIVRDLFVITFAILVTVWLGKLLKADSSISLLLGVGTGVCGAAAIAAVSPILKAKDDDTAISVGIIALVGTVFSITYTILRPILPLSNIQYGIWSGISLHEIAHVALAGAPAGQDALAIALLAKLGRVLLLVPLSFILMYWMNRKNAAVSGTTKIEFPWFLIGFILMSLFGSYVLGKYITISKSTLNDISNFTSFILTTAMVGLGLNVSLRDLRTKALKPLIAMLISSILLSILAFFIA, encoded by the coding sequence ATGGAAAATCAAAATGCAAAGATTGTTAAAAAACCTTTAGTTAATTCTAATTCTAAAGGATTATGGTTAGCAGGTATTGCCTTTACTTTTGTAATCGCTGCTTTTGGATTTGCACTCTCAACGATACCAGGATTTAGTCGAATAGGTCCGCTTGCTAGTGCAATCATTATTGCAGTAATCTATCGTCAGTTTTTCGGCTATCCAGAAGCAATTCGGTCAGGCATCCAATTTTCAGCAAAACGTTTATTACGGTTCGCAATTATTTTATATGGATTAAAATTAAATATTGATGTCGTCATTCATCAAGGTTTAGGACTTATCGTTCGCGATTTGTTTGTCATTACTTTTGCTATTTTAGTTACTGTATGGTTAGGAAAGCTTCTGAAAGCTGATTCTTCTATCTCTTTACTTCTAGGTGTCGGCACAGGGGTATGTGGAGCAGCCGCCATTGCCGCAGTCTCTCCAATCTTAAAGGCAAAAGATGACGATACAGCAATCTCTGTAGGTATTATTGCATTAGTAGGAACTGTCTTTTCGATCACTTATACGATTCTAAGGCCTATTCTTCCTTTATCTAACATTCAATATGGCATATGGAGTGGAATTAGTCTTCACGAGATTGCTCATGTAGCGTTAGCTGGAGCACCAGCAGGCCAAGATGCTTTAGCAATCGCTTTATTAGCAAAACTAGGTAGGGTTCTATTACTTGTACCCTTAAGTTTTATTTTAATGTATTGGATGAATCGAAAAAATGCCGCAGTTTCTGGAACTACAAAAATTGAGTTTCCTTGGTTTTTAATTGGCTTTATTCTCATGAGTTTATTTGGAAGCTATGTTCTAGGGAAGTATATTACGATTTCAAAAAGTACTTTAAATGACATTTCCAATTTTACGTCTTTTATCTTAACAACCGCAATGGTGGGTCTTGGCTTAAACGTTAGTCTTCGTGACCTGCGCACAAAAGCATTAAAACCTTTAATTGCAATGTTAATATCATCTATCCTCCTTTCCATTCTTGCTTTTTTTATTGCGTAA
- a CDS encoding DedA family protein: protein MANLVSTILSWVMDLGYFGIMLGLMVEVIPSEIVLAYGGYLVSKGEITIVGSVIAGTIGGVFSQLFLYWLGYYGGRPVLDKYGKYLLIKKHHLDVAENWFNKYGVGVIFTARFIPVVRHAISIPAGIAKMSVWKFIIYTTLAIIPWSILFIMLGIQLGNRWDQIGDVASKYTTPLAIAAVVLILLYFLFNMRKKR from the coding sequence ATGGCGAATTTAGTATCAACAATATTATCTTGGGTTATGGATTTAGGGTATTTTGGGATTATGCTAGGTTTAATGGTTGAGGTGATTCCTAGTGAGATCGTATTAGCCTATGGAGGCTATTTGGTTTCAAAAGGGGAGATCACCATCGTCGGATCTGTGATTGCTGGAACAATTGGCGGGGTTTTCTCTCAATTATTCTTGTATTGGTTAGGCTATTATGGCGGTCGTCCTGTGTTGGACAAATACGGGAAGTACTTATTGATAAAGAAACATCACCTTGATGTGGCCGAAAACTGGTTTAACAAATATGGTGTAGGTGTCATCTTTACGGCTCGCTTTATTCCTGTGGTTCGACACGCCATCTCGATTCCAGCAGGGATTGCGAAAATGTCGGTATGGAAGTTCATCATATATACCACATTGGCAATTATTCCCTGGTCGATCCTCTTTATTATGTTGGGGATTCAACTTGGGAATCGTTGGGATCAGATTGGAGACGTTGCTAGTAAGTATACCACACCGCTAGCCATCGCAGCAGTCGTTCTTATTCTTCTGTATTTTCTATTTAACATGAGGAAAAAAAGGTAA
- the hemL gene encoding glutamate-1-semialdehyde 2,1-aminomutase, which yields MERYRNSIEQYAIAKELMPGGVNSPVRAFRSVSRNPVYMDHGRGSKVYDIDGNEYIDYVASWGPLIVGHAHPKVISFVQEVLAKGTSFGTPTELETEMAKLIIELVPSVEMVRMVNSGTEATMSAIRLARGYTGRSKILKFEGSYHGHSDSLLIKAGSGVATLGLPDSPGVPEGTAAQTITVPYNDLEGVRIAFEKFGQDIAAIIVEPVAGNMGVVPPKPGFLQGLRNITEQYGALLIFDEVMTGFRVGPNSAQGLYDVTPDLTTLGKIIGGGLPVGAYGGKREIMEQIAPVGKIYQAGTLSGNPVAMAAGIATIQLLKEPGVYEELERKSRLLAEGMDKNAKELEIPHHINRVGAMIGFFFTGEEVYNYETAKTSNLEYFKQYHGYMLDHGIHIPPSQFEGVFMSTVHTDEDIAKTLEIQYEAFKALKR from the coding sequence ATGGAACGATATCGAAATTCAATCGAACAATATGCAATTGCCAAAGAGTTAATGCCTGGCGGTGTGAATAGTCCAGTTCGTGCTTTTCGTTCTGTTTCACGCAATCCTGTTTATATGGATCATGGAAGAGGTTCAAAGGTCTACGATATCGATGGTAATGAATATATCGATTATGTGGCTTCATGGGGTCCCCTTATTGTTGGACATGCTCATCCTAAGGTCATTTCCTTTGTCCAAGAAGTCTTAGCAAAGGGAACAAGCTTTGGTACACCCACGGAATTGGAAACGGAAATGGCCAAGCTCATTATTGAATTAGTGCCTTCTGTTGAAATGGTTCGAATGGTCAATTCTGGTACAGAGGCAACGATGAGTGCAATTCGCCTAGCAAGAGGATATACAGGAAGAAGCAAGATCCTTAAATTTGAAGGAAGTTATCATGGACATAGTGATAGTTTATTAATTAAAGCAGGATCAGGAGTTGCGACGCTCGGACTACCAGATAGCCCTGGTGTTCCAGAAGGAACAGCCGCACAAACGATTACGGTCCCCTATAACGATTTAGAAGGAGTAAGAATTGCATTTGAAAAATTCGGACAAGACATTGCCGCGATTATCGTTGAACCCGTTGCTGGTAACATGGGAGTTGTTCCACCAAAACCAGGATTCTTACAAGGTCTTCGAAATATTACGGAACAATATGGTGCTTTATTAATTTTTGATGAGGTAATGACTGGCTTCCGTGTAGGACCAAATAGTGCTCAAGGATTATATGACGTTACTCCAGATTTAACGACATTAGGGAAGATCATTGGCGGCGGTCTACCAGTTGGAGCTTATGGTGGAAAACGTGAAATCATGGAACAAATTGCTCCTGTAGGTAAAATATACCAAGCAGGAACCTTATCAGGCAATCCTGTGGCGATGGCGGCAGGCATTGCAACGATTCAATTATTAAAAGAGCCAGGAGTTTATGAGGAATTAGAGCGCAAATCACGCTTATTAGCAGAAGGCATGGATAAAAATGCGAAAGAATTGGAGATCCCTCATCATATTAACCGTGTAGGAGCCATGATTGGTTTCTTCTTTACAGGAGAAGAAGTATACAACTATGAGACGGCAAAGACATCCAATCTTGAGTATTTCAAGCAATATCATGGCTATATGCTTGATCATGGCATTCATATTCCACCATCCCAATTTGAGGGAGTTTTTATGTCAACGGTTCATACGGATGAAGATATTGCTAAAACGTTAGAAATTCAATATGAGGCCTTTAAGGCGTTAAAAAGATAA
- a CDS encoding Lrp/AsnC family transcriptional regulator, whose translation MSVQPIDTINQELLNLIQKDFPLVEQPFLAMGEKLGISEKEVIERLLALKGTVIRQISAIFDTRSLGYQSSLVAAKVTQERLDQAAQIINQHPGVSHNYKRNHEFNLWFTIAIPPNSKLGLEKTIEILGQMAEVESIRVLPTLKLFKIGVQLDMTGKETKSKTEAPIYSEKKRKEIQPLTEKEIQMIRVLQKDLEIIPRPFDSLAEEAGVTVQELLDQAKVFKEKGQMRRFAAVLHHRKAGFTANGMGVWNVPEEIQEEIGYKMAAYQAVSHCYLRPTYPDWPYNIFTMVHGRSEQEVEEILEMMAKETGITERAVLYSTKEYKKTRVQYFTKEMEEWEENVIRQYQIKE comes from the coding sequence ATGAGTGTGCAACCAATTGATACCATCAACCAAGAATTATTGAATCTCATCCAAAAAGATTTCCCTTTAGTAGAACAACCTTTCCTTGCAATGGGAGAGAAATTAGGAATTTCTGAAAAAGAAGTGATCGAACGTTTACTAGCATTAAAAGGAACAGTGATTCGGCAAATTTCTGCCATCTTTGATACAAGGAGTCTTGGCTATCAATCTAGTCTTGTGGCTGCGAAAGTAACCCAAGAACGATTAGATCAAGCTGCGCAAATCATCAATCAACACCCAGGAGTTTCTCATAATTATAAACGGAATCATGAATTTAATCTTTGGTTTACCATTGCAATTCCTCCAAATAGCAAATTAGGTTTGGAAAAGACGATAGAGATACTTGGTCAGATGGCTGAAGTAGAATCCATTCGGGTCTTACCAACCTTAAAACTATTTAAAATCGGCGTTCAGCTAGATATGACAGGGAAAGAAACAAAAAGCAAAACCGAAGCACCAATTTATAGTGAGAAAAAAAGAAAAGAAATCCAACCATTAACCGAGAAAGAGATTCAAATGATTCGTGTTTTACAAAAAGATTTAGAAATTATTCCTCGTCCTTTTGATTCATTAGCTGAAGAAGCAGGAGTTACGGTACAAGAGTTACTGGATCAAGCGAAGGTTTTTAAAGAAAAAGGGCAAATGCGACGGTTTGCTGCCGTCTTACACCATCGAAAAGCAGGATTTACCGCGAATGGTATGGGCGTATGGAACGTTCCTGAAGAAATTCAAGAAGAAATAGGGTATAAAATGGCTGCTTACCAAGCAGTAAGCCATTGTTATCTTCGTCCAACTTATCCAGATTGGCCATATAACATCTTTACGATGGTTCATGGACGAAGTGAACAAGAAGTGGAAGAAATTCTTGAGATGATGGCAAAAGAAACAGGAATTACAGAGCGTGCGGTTCTATATTCGACAAAGGAATACAAAAAGACAAGAGTGCAATATTTTACAAAAGAAATGGAAGAATGGGAAGAAAATGTTATTCGTCAATATCAGATAAAGGAGTAA
- the hemB gene encoding porphobilinogen synthase — MELQFKRHRRLRQNAAIRNLVRETQLHPYDFIYPIFVTYGEKVRNEVPSMPGVFQLSLDELEKEIKEVVDLNIQAVILFGIPESKDEVGSGAYDDHGIVQEAIRLIKKLAPELIVIADTCLCEFTDHGHCGLVHEGKILNDPSLDLLARTAVSQARAGADIIAPSNMMDGFVAAIRYGLDQAGFTDVPIMSYAVKYASAFYGPFRDAAHSTPQFGDRKTYQMDPANAREALREAESDVAEGADLLIVKPAMAYMDIIQRVREQFNLPVVAYNVSGEYAMIKAAAQNGWIDEQKIVLEMLTGMKRAGADMIITYFAKDVAKWLQGRN, encoded by the coding sequence ATGGAACTACAATTTAAACGACATCGTCGATTACGCCAAAATGCAGCAATTCGTAACTTAGTACGTGAAACCCAACTTCATCCTTATGATTTCATCTATCCTATATTTGTTACTTATGGAGAAAAAGTTCGAAATGAAGTACCCTCTATGCCTGGGGTATTCCAACTATCCTTAGATGAACTAGAAAAAGAAATCAAAGAAGTCGTTGATCTCAATATTCAAGCTGTGATTCTTTTTGGAATTCCTGAAAGCAAAGATGAAGTAGGAAGCGGAGCTTATGATGATCATGGTATCGTCCAAGAAGCGATTCGTCTCATCAAGAAGTTGGCTCCAGAACTAATTGTAATTGCGGATACCTGTCTTTGTGAATTTACCGATCATGGACATTGTGGTCTGGTTCATGAGGGCAAGATTCTAAACGATCCATCACTTGACCTGTTGGCAAGAACGGCAGTTTCTCAAGCGAGAGCAGGAGCGGATATCATTGCCCCTTCGAACATGATGGATGGATTTGTGGCAGCAATTCGCTATGGTCTTGATCAAGCGGGATTTACTGACGTACCGATTATGTCCTATGCCGTCAAATATGCATCTGCTTTCTACGGTCCATTTCGAGATGCGGCCCATTCCACCCCACAATTTGGTGACCGCAAAACCTATCAAATGGATCCTGCAAATGCTAGAGAAGCGCTTCGTGAGGCTGAATCCGATGTTGCTGAAGGTGCAGATTTATTAATCGTAAAACCTGCAATGGCTTATATGGATATTATTCAGCGAGTAAGAGAGCAATTTAACCTTCCAGTGGTTGCCTATAATGTAAGCGGCGAATATGCCATGATCAAAGCTGCAGCGCAAAACGGTTGGATTGATGAACAAAAGATTGTCCTAGAAATGTTAACAGGAATGAAACGAGCAGGAGCGGATATGATTATTACCTACTTCGCCAAGGATGTGGCCAAGTGGTTACAAGGGAGGAATTAA
- the cobA gene encoding uroporphyrinogen-III C-methyltransferase, whose product MRTGKVFLVGAGPGDPKLITLRGIEAIEQADVIVYDRLAHPSLLKYVKKGAEKIYVGKRPDHHTLQQEEINQLLVDKALAGHIVTRLKGGDPTIFGRVGEEAESLAEHDIPFEIVPGITSAIAVPAYAGIPVTHRHFTSSLAIVTGHEDPTKNESNIDWAKLSTATGTLIFLMGVANLPLIQKKLIEHGRDENTPIALIRYGTRVEQKTVVGTLKDIVQRVEEAKLTSPAIIIIGEVVTLREKLQWFEKKPLFGKRILVTRARSQASELSSLIQELGGEPVEFPVIKIVPPKDSSGYNQAIQQLEQFDWVIFTSVNGVQSFFDKLKEMRVDIRKMTKARIAAIGPKTAQLLEEKGLIVDVLPQEFRAEGLLDSIKDQLQPAQKVLLPRADIARKILPEQLREKGLEVVEIDAYETVIDAENKDEILELLKEKKIDIITFTSSSTVRNFVEAFKEEPLQELLEGVTLASIGPITTDTATSLGLNVTVTADEYTIPGLVKAISE is encoded by the coding sequence ATGAGGACTGGAAAAGTGTTTTTAGTTGGGGCTGGTCCTGGTGATCCTAAGTTGATTACGCTTCGGGGAATAGAAGCAATTGAACAAGCAGATGTGATCGTTTACGACCGTCTTGCCCATCCCTCCCTGTTAAAATACGTCAAAAAAGGTGCGGAAAAAATTTATGTAGGGAAGCGACCGGATCACCATACATTGCAGCAGGAAGAAATCAATCAATTATTAGTGGACAAAGCGCTTGCGGGTCATATTGTGACTCGTCTAAAAGGTGGAGATCCTACTATTTTTGGACGTGTAGGGGAAGAAGCTGAAAGCTTAGCTGAACATGATATCCCATTTGAAATCGTCCCAGGGATTACTTCAGCAATTGCCGTTCCTGCTTATGCCGGTATTCCTGTCACACATCGTCATTTCACTTCATCTCTTGCCATTGTTACAGGTCATGAAGATCCGACTAAGAACGAATCCAATATTGATTGGGCGAAACTATCTACCGCAACAGGTACGTTAATCTTCTTGATGGGAGTTGCCAATCTCCCGCTTATTCAAAAGAAACTGATTGAACATGGAAGAGATGAAAATACACCTATTGCCTTGATTCGTTATGGAACACGTGTTGAACAGAAAACCGTTGTTGGTACGTTAAAAGATATCGTTCAAAGAGTAGAAGAAGCAAAATTAACTTCTCCTGCGATCATCATTATTGGCGAAGTCGTTACACTGCGAGAAAAACTACAATGGTTTGAGAAAAAGCCTTTATTTGGCAAACGAATCCTTGTTACAAGGGCGAGAAGTCAGGCAAGTGAATTATCTTCATTGATTCAAGAATTGGGAGGGGAACCTGTAGAATTCCCTGTGATTAAAATCGTCCCACCAAAAGATTCTTCAGGATATAACCAAGCGATTCAACAGTTAGAACAATTTGATTGGGTGATTTTTACCAGTGTTAATGGTGTTCAATCCTTTTTTGATAAGCTAAAAGAGATGAGAGTGGATATTCGGAAAATGACAAAGGCTCGGATTGCAGCCATTGGCCCCAAAACCGCTCAACTATTAGAAGAAAAAGGCCTTATTGTCGATGTACTTCCCCAAGAATTCCGAGCGGAGGGGTTGCTTGATTCGATCAAAGACCAATTACAGCCAGCTCAAAAAGTTTTACTACCTCGAGCAGACATTGCAAGAAAGATTCTACCTGAACAATTAAGAGAAAAAGGCTTAGAAGTAGTAGAAATCGATGCTTATGAGACGGTGATCGATGCGGAAAATAAAGATGAGATTCTGGAACTATTAAAAGAGAAGAAGATCGATATCATTACATTTACCAGTTCATCAACGGTTCGCAACTTTGTAGAAGCCTTTAAGGAGGAGCCACTACAAGAGTTGCTTGAGGGTGTTACTTTAGCGAGTATTGGACCTATTACGACTGATACAGCTACATCTCTTGGCTTGAATGTAACGGTTACGGCCGATGAATATACCATACCAGGACTGGTAAAAGCAATTTCTGAATGA